The window TACTTTGCAGGTAAACCAATACTAAAACTATTGGTGGCCTAAGACTTAACATCCACCAAGCCTATATTAAATTCATCCCACCCTACAACCCCTGTTGTAGCGTCCTATAGACCTTTGCTACAGCTCGTAGCCCTATTTTTAACACATATACTACGGTAGCGAGTAGCAACTAGATATAATGCACCATGCTCACGAGGTGACCTCAACTAGGGGGTTTGGACAAACATCAATGACTCAGGTCCTAGGGTATTAGGATCGAGGAGTCGTGCTCGTGCTCCATCTCTAGTCTCTCTTGCATCGTCGTTTAGTCTCCTCCCTATATATATTATTGGTATTGTTACTTAACGTGTCTCTACTAACCAAATGTGTATGGGGTACGGATGAATCCTACACCCACGACTGGGTCTTAGACTTTTAGTGTTGGATCGGTAGGTGTTATTTTGCATGGGTATACCTACGGGTAAGGGGATATAGTGATAATTCGTTGTTGTAAGAACTGCAATCTTTCATTATCATAATTGGTCGTAGCTTTAATTACCAAAATGAATACTACATTCTAGAAAAAAATGTCCGTCTGAAGGATATTATCACAACTGTgataataatactccctccatttcaaaatgtttaacgccgttgactttttagcacatttttgaccgttcatcttattcaaaaaatttaagtaattattaattcttttcctatcatttgattcatttttaaatatatttttatgtaggcatataattttacatatttcacaaaaatttttaaataagacgaacggttaaacatgtgctaaaaagtcaatggtgtctaACATTtcgaaaaggagggagtacaacCAAAATAAATGTTGTATTATGTATACACAAAGACTCTTCTAGGGGTTCtttcgagagaaaaaaaaagctccgAAGCGTCCGTTACCGCTCCTATTGCATCCAACGGTTGAGATGGAGCTCTGATATTATCGTGGGGACAACCGGACAACACACGCCTATCTTCCCTGGTCGCCCCGcgacgcgccgcgccgcctccacaTCCCTCTGCCCATCTCgatccccgccgcgccgccgttcctccacgccgccgacgacgtcgcctccctccgtcccagccgcgccaccgccgcttctcccctctcctctttccGCCCGCATTCCCCCTTCGCTGGGGCCCGCTTCCGGCAGGTAGCAGCTGCGTGGGCGCGCAGAGGGGGTAGCCTGGCGATGGAGGGCGGCACgaacgcgcggcggcggcgtctggtGGAGAGGGGAGCCGATCGCCTCGCCTTCATCACCGGCCAGGCGCAGACCCTCCCCTCCGATCCGCTcccaggtaaaaaaaaaagaaaaaaaaaggagagcaaATCGTTTGTTCTTATGGCTGTTGCGAAATCTGTAATACGGAGTATGTTGCTTTCGCGTCCAGATTTAATCTCGTTAGTTGTGATGATTATTGTTCCGTTTTGTTCTAGAGAACTATATGCATGCGTCGATTACTTGGCCTGGGCGAGACTCTCTGTTAGGATTGCTGCAGATGTGTTAAACAGATCTGCAATTCACTATTAGATTTGGAATCTCATATGCCGTTTAGAAAACTGACCATATTACACAGTTCGTTCGGTGTTGTGATGATGCAAAAAACGAAAGTTGCTATTTAGCGTGTTGACAAATTGCAAGGGATGTTCTTCTcttattgttctttttttacgTATGTTCTCTTATTGATCAAACGGAATGCATCTGTTCTGCATCATCTTATCTCACGAATATCACAGGATGCATAATTTGGTGGTGGTGTGTTAGTGTATAGTATGTAATCTGGTTCTTTCGACTTGTTATTTTGGTGCAATTATCTTGCTCAATAGAACACAAAGGTACATTAATACATTGCTGGAAATTTGAAGAGGAACTACTTTTATCTGAAATTTATACCTAAAAGGTCAATGTACACTTGAAGAATTAAGGCATTGTTTGGAGTGTACCAATATCAGAGGTAAGCAGTATAGTTCCTGCAGGGACTTTATGAAGATCCTATGTTCCAAATGGGGCCTAGAAGTTTCTTACCGTGTCTTGCAGTATTATTCTCTGTTGAAGGGAACATAGACAGTCCCCTACCTTTATTTTGCAGCATTTTGGTTTTTTAACATGGGAGAAACAAGAATCATTCGGGACATTTAGCCTCATGAGATGTCCTTGGACCTTGATGCTGCTTTTGCGCTGTTTGCTATTGCAGTTGATTAAACTGCATTGCAGAAGTAGGTATTGTTTGTGTTCTAGATAACGGAAGATTTCCAAGTAGTTAGACAAGAAAGATATTCATGTGGGAGCACATATAGAAGGCTTCACTCTTTCATGAACTAAAATTTAGCAGCTACCTCAGCTGTGTTAATAATTAGCTCTCCATAACAGCACTACAACTACCTATTTGCCCTTGTCATGCATCATTTATCAGCTGTCAGACAAGAGTCTTCTTAGTCTTGATACTTCCATTAACTaaccattgtttttttttcatctcattTTCAGTATCAATTTACTCATTAGATTATGCATTTATGCTCTCTAAGTCGGTCATAGTTATCCTTGAGCATCTATTATAATCTGTCTGCAGGAGTATCATTGCACTTACAgactaataattttattgaCCTAAATTCTCTTTATATATCTCATTCTTAATTTAGATGATTCCTATGGGTGTAGTCGAAACATAAAAGCTAAAACTTTTGGCTTCTTAAACATCATGTTTTATGATAATTAGTTTCTGTTTTGCAGATTCACCACTTAATTCTGTTGACGCAGCCACCCCTCAAATATCTGAAAGGAATGCAAGTGAGGGTGGCATTAGTGGTGATAAATTCAGCAATATAACTCGGCTGCACAAATCACAACCTAGTGATGTAGTACCTGAAAGTCAACTGTCTGCCAAAGCCCGTCAGGAAATTCATGATGGTGACCTACTTCGAGAATTCAAGACAAGCAGCACAGTTCCTGAAATTCAGCCAGTAAATGAAACGCCCATGCAGAGGCATGGTGAGGAAACACTTGGCAAGAGGATTAATCATGATAGAACAGCAACTGTGACTAGGAAGGAGATGGAAACGAGACCCAAATCTGTTCCTCCAAACCAGTCTAACCAAGCAGAAAATGCAGCTTGGTCTGTTGAAACTCTGAAGGAGCACTTGAATTTCACACCGCATGAGATTACACAGGCTATATCAGCTACAGAGTATAACCGTTTTTTAGCCTCTGTCGCTGTTGCCTTTCTGGCGGTTCTTTCAAACTGGGGCCTGGACATTGGTGGTACTATCACAAGAGTATTAGTTGGAACAAGACCACTTCTGTTTCTTATTATAACGAACGTAACCATTGTCTTCACTTTGTTGATGGAGAACAAGGACCCAAACGTCAGGGGAAGATCAGCTGGCAGCAACCTTGGTTCTGCTGATAGCTTAGGGCAAATGCTGGAGATCGGATTGCTGCTACAGAAATCCCTGGGCGCTCTCCTGATGGACTGCAGCATTTGTGCTGTCATCCTGATCTGTTTCCTTTGAGTTTTGAGTGGGTATTTTTGATAGAGTTTCACAGAACGGTCCCCTGCTTTGTAAGTCTACGCCACTGCTCTGTCTATTGTTCAATCTTGTAACATCCTTATATTTTGATTCATTTACTTTTCTCGTCACATATAGAGCTGAACTAAGCCAGGTCCAAGAAAAATTGGACTGCACGTCGATGTTGTTCTTTGCCCTCACTATTCCGTTTGCTGCATTGTATGACCGAATTTTTTttgtaagtttgaaaatttatcTAAAAAGCTGTAGACTTCACCTAAGGTGGATGATAGAGCGGGATGACATGGGAAAGCTAGGCTCCTTCTCGGTTGATGTATCGCAGGAAATTACAGTATAATTCACATTCAGGATAGTTCAAAACTCGAATGATTTCTGAAAACCGTGAGATTAATTTACATATCCTGTAGCTGTCACGTGTACATCATGTCATGCTAAAAGTGGAATAGTACTACTATGAACATGAATCATTCATGCATAAACATCACTATAATAGAACagaattactactccctccgtttcgaaatgtttgacgcagttgactttttatcacatgtttgaccgttcgtcttatttaaaaaatttaagtaattattaattcttttcctatcatttgatttattgttaaatatatttttatgtaggcatgtaattttacatatctcacaaaagtttttaaataaaacgaacggtcaaatatgtgctaaaaagtcaacggtgtcaaacatttcgaaacggagggagtacatcataGCTTGGAGCTTTGGAAAATCATTAATCGCTACAGCTTTCCTGGGGCGAGAAGAAGTCAAGCAACTTGGAGGACAGCTCCGGGAACACGCGAGTTGGACGGTATTCTCCGTTGAGGCAGACGATGATGGCCGTCGATTCCAAAACGAGCTGCATCGAATTAAACGTGATAAACGGTGTGCGTGCATATGTATGTTAGACATGCGTGTactgaaaatgaaaaaaagaaactgaGCGGCTTCTTTTCTCGCTAAGAAAACGTGCAGCACTGCAGCTAGCACTTATTCCCTCAGCCAAGATTTATcccttgaattttttttttcttttttctgtaacggaggaagtagccTATGACAAGAGTACTCCCATAAATAGTCATAACGCACTGTCCAGAGAGAAGAGATAGTATTGTTGTGTTTATTTAAACCTGATCTCtattatttgtttttctttaggtaattcttaaaataaaaaaatagtaataaatATTTGTATAAGCATTGTAATATTTACTTctcttcatattataagatacTTTGATTATTTTTATAACTCAAACTTCTTAAAAATCTAATATATTTacagaaaaatataacaacactTATAAAACTAAATTTGTATCACTACATCTAACATTAAACATATGTTGATAGtcttttattttgtgttgaaaatattattatatttttataaacttggttaaacaaAGAAGtttaatttagaaaaaaaaagtcaaaataaatTAAGGTAGTACGTATGAGTTCGTGACAACGACATTATTAGCATATGCCTCTTTTTCCTAGATCAAACTATTCTGGACTTCAAGTACGTCCGAATTAGCTCTTATTACCTTCGACCAAAAATAATCTTATTTTTCAACCCATTTCACACATATCATATAATACCTCCCACTTTAATAAACCTCATTGCTATTGTCTCCAACTTTAACAAATTTTAGTGTATTTGTTCTCCTAGTCTTATGAATTTCAATGAAATGATTGCTTGAAAGATTAAAATATTTTAGGACAATTAAGATGATGAAAAATAAAGTTAACTTAGATAATGAAGAGTACATGTATACGTGTATGGACCTATTGGTGACAAGTCAACATTTTGCTGACATGGTATAGTAATTAATGCTAGAGACTTGATTCTatctacatactccctccgtcccataaaattCCCATTCCTACCAAAACATCCTTcattattagaaaaaaagtAATGGTTATAGGTAAACAAAGAGCATTTAAGGGATAAAACTTATCGTTTTATATGCTGAGAGTAGGTAAGAAGGTAGAAATTAATATTTTGAAgaataaaatttaaagtttagaagttttttttatgaAGAGAGTAAAGCAGAAGACTGGGATTCTCTAATTACCTTGCGATCAGGCAGGGTCTCGATGAATTGCTTAGCGTATATCCGTACACCCTTGATATGTAGTGTCACCTTTACAACAAACTTGGCCCCACGCTGAAAATAACGTTAGTTAATTAGTGCGATTAGGAATGTATCGTTTGATTTTCGTCTCTTATAACgtgttagagcaggtacaatagcaggctataagccagctataaacatatttatattttaaagagataaaggaagagagagaagagcagcgggctatagatctgtagccagctgcagtacagactacaagacgtaatgtgtatatgacaggtgagaccatgtattaatagtatagtaaacaactattgtatgaattgactattacattggctataaatgatttggagccagtagcaggctatactattaaacttgctctaatgtaTGTTAAAGGAACACATTCGTAAGGGTGTGAGTGTGATATTGCGTGTGTAGTAATGTGTATACGTGTGTCTGCTGCGTAATCGTAAAAAAATATTGGTTAATTAGTTCACAGCCTTTAATGAGATAAGATACTATTTTCTCCATTCAAAGATATTTGACATTTAGAACTAGGTTcgatcaaacttttaaaaaaatccaccAATTAATATTTTCTCAAATACTTAAATTAAATATAATAAGTGATAtgcatagattttttttattgaaaaatacTACTATTGTCGTATCGTAAatttattagattttataacTTACTATAACATAAaaatttaatctaatcttaTCATAAACCTTAAGTATTTTAAAGGTTTTTTTACTGTAAAAAACCTTAAGGGTTTTTAACCAGATGGAGTACACAAATCTCTCTTTTATTCATATGTATATACTGGCCTATCGCCCATGCATTGCAACGGAATTTTAGGCTATTATCATCTCTTAATTGTTACGCATATTTGTTAATCATATGTGTCTTTTTTAGTCTCAGATTAATcatttattcttttttaaaaagtagAGAATTGATGAGAGTAATTGATATGTGAGCTCTCTATCTTCATATTAAAAAAAGGGAGGATAGCTACTATGCTCTCTAAAGTTTTACTCCTGGGTCATTTTAGTCTTTAATCTTTCATATTGTCCAAACAAATCCTTTAAATTTATCAGGTGGGCTTATATAGTCCTTGGTCCCACCAAAATCGCCACGTGGACATGCCATGCCATCCTCCTGtgcaaaatctatatgatttgtccAATTTAACCTTACatatatcataaaaaaataaaaaaaggaaaatgttaaaaaaatatatggtatatttaagagcaaaaatataggtcaaaagggtgaaaaaaaagtaaaaagtattttttttcctatggttatgtctaattcaccATTACATTTATTTTCTATGATATacgtaagggtaaattggaaaATTCATCATAGATTTTGCATGAATGATGTCATGGTATATCCATATGACGATTTTGGTGGACCAAAGACTATTCTAGATCTTATGATAAAGTTAAAGGATTTCTTTAGACCATTTAAAAGGTTAGTGACTAAACTGGTCTTACAGAGAAACTTTAGGGAGTAGCTAGGAGTTGGCAGTGAAGGTGATGGCAAAATCACCATCAGTGCTCCTTTATACTTTCTTCGTCCCAactcctaaaatatagcaatctagtatCGGATGGAATGTTTCTTAGTAAAATATATCTAGAGTATAGACAGATTTTCTATCCAGATATATTGCATAGGAAATATCTATTCGgtattaggttcttatattttaggacggatatAGTATTTTATAAGaagtatatatactccctccgtactcgtaaatgAAGTCGTTTTGGGCAGCGACATgatctccaaaacacaattttgacttcttatttttataaaaaaatttattgaaaagtgatatatgtatacttttatgaaagtatttttcaagacaaatctattcatatattttatattttcaaactcaacaacttgaaaattatttatgatttatatttttaaagtttgatttaagcattgttctaaacgactttctttttatttctttttattttaggagagtacggagggagtaccttcaAAGGGGCGAGGTAGTTGAGATTCTGCTCAGAGATTGCCAACGCTTTGCCTGTGCATGCTACCGTTCTTGCGCTCACTCCAAGAATTGCAGCCAGTTCCTCTCGTGCTGGACGCACATACTCCACGTGATTAATAGTCATAGTTAATTCAGTCAAGGGTAGTAActttatatactatatataggGTGCAGCAACTGATTAAACCTCGTTCGACGTAATTAGCATAGACAGCGTTGTTGACAACGCCGTAAGGGTCGATGTCGCAATCGCTGACGCTCATCTCCAACTCGAAGAACTTGCGCGCCCTGAATTTCATCCAAAATACAAGTAAAAAAAGCGCGCATCAACTTAATTCAGGGCCAATTACAGGATTTCGTTACAGAGGTGTAACTAACaatcaacaacaaaacaaaatggACCTGCTCGACTTCAGAGCACGCTCATATTTCTTCTTAACTAGCAGAATATTGGTGCTTTGCTATGGATAAAATGCTCAcacttatataaatatatattattcatttgattaaaaaatatattagtatattatataatttttttattcacCAGAAAATATCATACACTAATTTGTAAAACGAGAAAAAATAATGATGATGGACTGGTGGTAGAGTCACTTATATCATaaatattactccatccgtcttataatataagggattttgacattttataaaaatatcatACACTAATTTGTAAAACGAGAAAAAATAATGATGATAGACTGGTGGTAGAGTCACCTATACCATAATTATTAGTATTTTCTAAAGTAGTATATAGATATATCACGATATCGGGCTCCTCTCTTGCATCCAGCATTTCAGACACTAAAGAAATTAATATTGAACCTCAATTTGGCATCCTGGTTGGTGTTGTCTTTGGCAGAGACGATAGCTTCGCGGGAATGGAGGTCCGGGGCAGCGCAGAGAGCCCGTGCATGGCAGCGGTGCGagtggcggccggcgaggtgCAGGCTACTGCGGCGAGAGCGCGATGATCCTGCACGGGGCACGGCATCATTTCGCGGGTGGCTGCAGGCGTTTGGGACGACGATGCCAACACTTGGTTGCTGCATGGTGACTTGGTGAATGCAGTGATGGACGGTCTCCTAGCTTTGAACCGTCTATTATACAGTAGAGGCGAAACATTCAGTTGTTGCACGTGGTCTGACCAAGCCTGGTGATAGTATAGTCTGCTGTTCTCCTGGTTGCCAAAATCCGAGAGCAGAGAACGATCCCGAGAGTGAAAGCTACTGGATTCGTCGGCACAGACGCCAGTCCGATTGGTCAACCAGTCAACCCTCACCCTTGCCAACGTCAACGTTGCTCACATATTAGTACttactctattttttaattgagaacaccattgacttttaaaaacatatttggtCATCCGTcctattcaaaaattttacacaaatatataaaatatactttaagtgataaaacaacttataacagaataaattataattatatattttttaataaacgaATGGATAAACGTGTAATAAAAGATTAAtgacgtcatctattaaaaaataaaggtaGTATCAATGTAATAAAAGATtaatggcgtcatctattaaaaaatgaaggTAGTATCAATGTATCATGGACAGAAGCATAATAGATAAACGATTAAACTTACATCAGGTATGAAACGAGGAtcagataaaaaataaaaagaagagaaggCCACAGACTGACAGACCCACATTTCAACCACACGCAAAACCATATGAAAAGAACGCAGAACAACGTGACATTGTGGGCGTCACGGTACGTCGTCCTTGCCCTTTGCATCGAAGTTCAgaacttgctttttttttcctaatttaaattactccatctgttttaaaatataataacctaAAATCGACGCCTCATTCGATTTTAGactattatatttttagatgaaattGTCGAGAGGGactattatatttttagatgaaattGTCGAGAGGTAGTATCGAGGCCTTGgattcagggtgtgtttagttgggaaaaaggaaatttttagatgtcacatcggacgtttgaccggatgtcggaaggggttttcggacacgaatgaaaaaactaatttcagaactcgcctggaaaccgcgagacgaatcttttgagactaattaagccgtcattagcacatgtgggttactgtagcacttatgactaatcacggactaattaggcttaaaagattcatctcgcgatttccccgTAACTGTGcaaatagtttttctttttatttatatttaatgcttcatgcatatgtctaaagattcgatgtgatatttttgggaaaaaaatttaggaactaaacgggccctcAATGCACCCTTGTCAACGTCAACGTAGTTCACAGAATATCGTTGATGGACGATGGGACCATATAATTCACAGTTAAACTTAACATCACCATCTGTTCAAACACAAAATAAAACATATGAAAGCAAAGCAGAAAAAACGTGACAAATGGGTGCATGGTGAGGTTGTTCTTTGCCCTCACTAATCCATCTGCtgcattatatatttttcaataatAGATAGAAATCCATTGTCCATATCTACAACTGATATACACACAgtcaaattgttgaattataCTCCGTATGACTGAAATTTTTGGGAAGTACAAAAATGATCTGACAAGTTGTAGACTTTACCTGAGGTGGTTGATATCTATAGAGAGCAGAGGGATACCAGGGAAAGCTCAGCTCGGGTTGATGTGTCGCAGGAAGTTTACAAGGCATATACTCAAAACTAGAACGATTAGAAAATCGTGATATTAATTACTAGGGTAATTTTGCCTTCCTTGAAATATATCTAAAGATACTAcattttctagtataaaatttgATATCTCTAAGTATTTAGTACCTCAAAGATAACAAaaattttaatgtaaaatttagaTACCTCAGGATACTTTCTCAAGTACCATAGAACTTCTCTAATTACTATGAATCAAAAAGAAATAccacaaaatatttatacattTATATATGTAAAAGCGGAGTAGTACTATGAACATGAAAGCAAGTGAAGCCTGAAAAGGGAATGTTGCCTTCACTACTCTAGTAATCTTGTGTACTAGAACGAATTGATATAAAAAAGACTCATAATTTCTCTGTGTCACAATTGGCAAACCTCTGGTACTGACTAGATCTGTTTGTGCAAACTACAACGCATGACCGGCCAATTGGCCAGGGATGAAAATGGTAGTATGAAAATTTCAGATCGTGTAGCCGTTTTCAGTTTTTACCGATCAATTCATTCACTAACGGAAATTTTCAGTAACTGAAACGGTAATGTTTTCCAGAAATGGTAATAAAACAGAAGAGGGGTTTTTCCAGTCGTTTCTTCGGAATCCGTTTTTTGTCCGGCCGGTAATTTCCGAAAAACTACCGGTGAAATTCCGGAAGTTCTTCTCTAGCCAATCATCCACCAATGCCGGCTGCTGTGGGTTATTCCCGTGAAATCCCAACCAAGCATCAATAAGACAGCAAGATCAATCAATTTTTGCTAGCACAACGCATCAGATCAATTCCGGATATCTTCGTCTTGGACCCTTCCGTCGCTTCGG of the Oryza sativa Japonica Group chromosome 2, ASM3414082v1 genome contains:
- the LOC4330218 gene encoding uncharacterized protein, giving the protein MEGGTNARRRRLVERGADRLAFITGQAQTLPSDPLPDSPLNSVDAATPQISERNASEGGISGDKFSNITRLHKSQPSDVVPESQLSAKARQEIHDGDLLREFKTSSTVPEIQPVNETPMQRHGEETLGKRINHDRTATVTRKEMETRPKSVPPNQSNQAENAAWSVETLKEHLNFTPHEITQAISATEYNRFLASVAVAFLAVLSNWGLDIGGTITRVLVGTRPLLFLIITNVTIVFTLLMENKDPNVRGRSAGSNLGSADSLGQMLEIGLLLQKSLGALLMDCSICAVILICFL
- the LOC107275874 gene encoding acyl-acyl carrier protein thioesterase ATL4, chloroplastic, with product MQQPSVGIVVPNACSHPRNDAVPRAGSSRSRRSSLHLAGRHSHRCHARALCAAPDLHSREAIVSAKDNTNQDAKLRARKFFELEMSVSDCDIDPYGVVNNAVYANYVERAREELAAILGVSARTVACTGKALAISEQNLNYLAPLKRGAKFVVKVTLHIKGVRIYAKQFIETLPDRKLVLESTAIIVCLNGEYRPTRVFPELSSKLLDFFSPQESCSD